From one Lycium ferocissimum isolate CSIRO_LF1 chromosome 7, AGI_CSIRO_Lferr_CH_V1, whole genome shotgun sequence genomic stretch:
- the LOC132065196 gene encoding F-box protein SKIP23 produces MAEWSQLPRELIDLISKHLLTEIDFLRFRSVCSSWRSSVPPKPYLSSPSRFPILPNDGISITENSWGFRLSKSPLYLLHSPNQTTSSNKNNHGWIVKLDRENLLNPLSRSQFKPLPLNFPKILDSSNYPILELCQEYTLQFIKYRPMANSIADAGNLYMEKVAVRLEKDGFVLLTIHVSGKLVMYRSGDIKWEIVDELSLPYDDVIMKDGNFYAVDNTGKGVLVKLSCGETPELEVVANSVFGGDKKFLMESCGDLLMVDKYLSIGPEDDLGYNENVEFYEEFDSYMSERTVKFKVYKLDGDMQRWVEVTKLEDRMLFVGDNCTFSVLVSELDSRCKGNCILFADQNFCSTEDSGGLWKNHGIGVFSLENGSIGPVSSFRGYAELFWPPPPWICSPQPIDAELNELKI; encoded by the coding sequence ATGGCTGAATGGTCTCAACTACCAAGAGAACTCATAGACCTCATATCCAAACACCTCTTGACAGAAATCGATTTCCTCCGTTTCCGTTCCGTTTGTTCTTCATGGCGTTCTTCCGTTCCTcctaaaccttacctttcttccccTTCCCGTTTTCCCATTCTCCCTAATGATGGTATTAGTATCACTGAAAATAGTTGGGGTTTTAGACTCTCAAAATCACCCCTTTACCTTCTCCATTCACCTAATCAAACAACATCATCTAATAAGAACAACCATGGTTGGATTGTCAAACTTGATCGTGAAAATTTACTTAATCCTCTTTCTAGATCTCAATTTAAACCCCTTCCTTTGAATTTCCCCAAGATTCTTGATTCCTCGAACTACCCAATTCTTGAATTGTGTCAAGAATATACTCTTCAGTTTATTAAGTATAGACCTATGGCTAATTCGATTGCTGATGCTGGGAATCTTTACATGGAAAAAGTTGCTGTTCGTTTGGAAAAAGATGGGTTTGTGTTGTTGACAATTCATGTTTCTGGGAAATTGGTAATGTATAGATCTGGTGATATAAAGTGGGAAATTGTTGATGAGTTATCTTTGccttatgatgatgttattATGAAAGATGGAAACTTTTATGCTGTTGATAATACTGGTAAGGGAGTTCTTGTTAAATTGAGCTGTGGGGAAACTCCAGAATTAGAAGTTGTTGCTAATTCTGTGTTTGGGGGTGATAAAAAGTTTCTTATGGAATCTTGTGGGGATTTGTTGATGGTTGATAAGTATTTGAGTATTGGACCTGAAGATGATCTTGGATAcaatgagaatgttgagttttATGAGGAATTTGACAGTTACATGAGTGAAAGGACGGTTAAGTTTAAAGTTTATAAATTGGATGGAGATATGCAGAGGTGGGTTGAGGTAACTAAGTTGGAAGATAGGATGTTGTTTGTGGGGGATAATTGTACGTTTTCCGTGTTGGTTTCCGAGCTTGATTCTAGGTGTAAAGGGAACTGTATACTTTTCGCGGATCAGAATTTTTGTAGCACGGAAGATAGTGGAGGATTGTGGAAGAATCACGGGATAGGTGTGTTTAGTTTGGAAAATGGAAGCATTGGTCCTGTAAGCAGTTTCCGAGGCTATGCTGAGTTGTTTTGGCCTCCTCCTCCTTGGATTTGTTCGCCTCAGCCCATTGAT